A genomic region of Chelmon rostratus isolate fCheRos1 chromosome 8, fCheRos1.pri, whole genome shotgun sequence contains the following coding sequences:
- the LOC121609972 gene encoding focal adhesion kinase 1-like isoform X7: MQFWDLLGCTNGDISRISYYTEYDAQLAPAGASESGMASSSYLEPNHNHSAASGCGVKSRSGMPSGTGVGTSGSAGGLERPPGSMDRVLKIFHYFETNSEPCTWASNIRHGDATDIRGVIQKIAEIHKLRCVSSLGLRLTHLHSDALHWLHPDLGVSHVREKYEKQHPQEEWRYELRMRYLPKGYLSHFSEDKPSFNYLYHQVKSDYMQHIADQVDQDVALKLGCLEIRRFFREMPGNALDKKSNYELLEKDVGLRRFFPKSLLDSLKAKTLRKQIQQTFKQFANLNDEQSIHKFFEILSPIYRFDKECFKCALGSSWVISVELAIGPEEGISYLTDKGSTPTHLANFNQVQSIQYSALEEKDRKGMLQLNVAGAPEPLTVTTALLTTAENMADLIDGYCRLVSSATHSFIVRVHKEGDRALPSIPKVSNHERRMEKRMDGVRTRAVCVSGHTSGDETDDYAEIIDEEDTYTMPSKYYGLDQARDYEIQRDRIELGRCIGEGQFGDVHQGVYISPENPALSVAVKTCKNSTSDSVREKFLQEALTMRQFDHPHIVKLMGVITENPVWIIMELCTLGELRSFLQVRKYSLDLASLILYSYQLSTALAYLESKRFVHRDIAARNVLVSTVDCVKLGDFGLSRYMEDSSYYKASKGKLPIKWMAPESINFRRFTTASDVWMFGVCMWEILMFGIKPFQGVKNNDVIGRIENGERLAMPPQCPPTLYSLMTKCWSYDPSKRPRFNELKTQLSTILEEEKLQQKERNRMEMRRQVTVSWDSGGSDEAPPKPSRPGYPSPRSSEGFYPSSQHPGHYQMAGYPGPHTLPSVPSALYPPQAAMLDTHHAHTHPRHHVHTHSHAQHLPQPHGHDMALWGSAMEDRAVDMQQCVGQQCLLMEEQLMIQQQQMEEDQRWLEQEERLLTGNQHIYQPVGKPEHAAPPKKPPRPGAQSQVGSLACLNTGDSYNDGVKLQPQEISPPPTANLDRSNDKVYENVTGLVKAVIEMSSKIQPAPPEEYVPMVKDVGLALRTLLATVDETLPQLPASTHREIEMAQKLLNSDLAELIGKMKLAQQYVMTSLQQDYKKQMLTAAHALAVDAKNLLDVIDQSRLKMMAHSRPH, from the exons aATATGACGCCCAGTTAGCCCCAGCAGGAGCATCGGAGTCAGGCATGGCATCGTCTTCCTACTTGGAACCCAACCACAATCACTCCGCAGCGAGTGGTTGTGGGGTTAAATCCCGTTCTGGGATGCCCAGTGGTACTGGTGTTGGTACCAGCGGCTCTGCTGGAGGCCTTGAGCGGCCCCCAGGCTCCATGGACCGGGTTTTGAAGATCTTCCATTACTTCGAGACAAACAGCGAGCCATGCACCTGGGCTAGTAACATCAGGCACGGAGATGCTACAGACATCAGG GGTGTTATCCAGAAGATAGCGGAGATCCACAAATTGCGCTGTGTGTCCTCGCTGGGCCTCCGTCTGACCCATCTGCACTCTGATGCACTCCATTGGTTACACCCTGATTTGGGCGTGTCTCACGTCAGGGAGAAATACGAGAAGCAGCACCCCCAGGAGGAGTGGAG GTATGAGTTGCGGATGCGGTACCTTCCTAAAGGTTACCTCAGCCATTTTTCTGAAGACAAACCCTCTTTCAACTACCTCTATCACCAG GTCAAGAGTGACTACATGCAACATATAGCTGATCAGGTGGATCAAGATGTTGCTTTGAAGCTTGGCTGTTTGGAAATTAG GAGGTTCTTCAGAGAGATGCCAGGAAACGCCCTGGATAAGAAATCCAATTATGAACTACTAGA GAAAGACGTTGGTTTGAGAAGGTTCTTCCCCAAAAGCCTGCTGGACTCCCTCAAG GCGAAGACTCTTCGTAAGCAGATCCAGCAGACCTTTAAACAGTTTGCTAACCTCAATGATGAGCAGAGCATCCACAAGTTCTTTGAGATACTCTCTCCCATCTACCGCTTCGACAAAGAGTGCTTCAAATGTGCTTTGGGG TCTAGTTGGGTAATATCAGTAGAGTTAGCAATTGGACCAGAGGAAGGGATCAGCTACCTCACAGATAAAGGCTCAACG CCTACACACTTAGCTAACTTCAACCAGGTTCAGTCCATTCAGTACTCTGCTTTGGAAGAGAAGGACAGGAAAGGCATGCTGCAGCTCAACGTAGCAGGAGCTccagag CCCCTCACAGTCACCACGGCATTGCTGACTACAgcagaaaacatggctgactTGATTGACGGCTACTGTCGGCTCGTCTCCTCGGCTACTCACTCTTTTATTGTCAGAGTCCACAAAG AGGGGGACAGAGCTCTGCCTTCCATCCCCAA AGTTTCAAATCATGAGAGGCGGATGGAAAAACGGATGGACGGAGTACGGAccagagctgtttgtgtctcag GTCACACTAGTGGCGATG AAACAGATGACTATGCTGAGATCATAGACGAGGAGGATACTTATACCATGCCTTCAA AATACTATGGACTAGATCAAG CACGGGACTATGAGATTCAGCGGGATCGCATTGAGTTGGGACGCTGCATCGGTGAGGGTCAGTTCGGAGACGTCCACCAAGGAGTCTATATCAGCCCG GAGAACCCAGCCCTGTCGGTGGCAGTGAAGACGTGTAAGAACTCAACGTCGGACAGCGTCAGGGAAAAGTTTCTCCAAGAAGCAT TGACCATGCGTCAGTTCGACCACCCCCACATAGTGAAGCTGATGGGAGTCATCACTGAGAATCCAGTCTGGATCATCATGGAGCTCTGCACCCTGGGAGAG TTACGGTCGTTTCTCCAGGTGAGGAAGTACAGTCTAGACTTGGCCAGTCTCATCTTGTATTCATACCAGCTCAGCACGGCACTGGCATATCTGGAGAGCAAACGCTTTGTACACAG GGACATTGCAGCGCGGAACGTGTTGGTGTCTACAGTCGACTGCGTGAAGCTGGGGGACTTTGGGTTGTCACGATACATGGAAGATAGCTCTTATTACAAAG CATCTAAAGGTAAACTTCCTATTAAATGGATGGCTCCAGAATCCATCAACTTCAGACGATTTACCACAGCCAGTGACGTCTGGATGTTTG GCGTCTGTATGTGGGAGATCCTAATGTTCGGCATCAAGCCTTTCCAGGGTGTGAAGAACAACGACGTCATTGGCAGGATAGAGAACGGCGAGCGACTGGCTATGCCCCCGCAGTGCCCTCCTACTCTCTACAGCTTGATGACAAAGTGTTGGTCGTACGATCCCAGCAAGAGGCCGCGCTTCAATGAACTCAAAACACAACTGAG CACTATattagaggaggagaagctccagcagaaggagaggaacAGGATGGAGATGAGGAGACAGGTCACTGTTTCTTGGGACTCTGGAGGGTCTGATGAAGCACCACCAAAA CCTAGTAGACCAGGCTATCCCAGTCCTCGCTCCAGTGAAGGTTTTTACCCCAGTTCCCAACATCCTGGACACTATCAG ATGGCAGGGTACCCCGGCCCTCACACCCTCCCCTCGGTGCCCAGCGCCCTCTACCCCCCGCAGGCTGCGATGCTGGACACACAccatgcgcacacacacccccgCCACcacgtccacacacactcacacgcacagCACCTTCCCCAGCCACATGGACACGACATGGCACTGTGGGGCTCTGCGATGGAG gacaGGGCAGTAgacatgcagcagtgtgtaGGCCAGCAGTGCCTGTTAATGGAGGAACAGCTGATGATACAACAacagcagatggaggaggacCAGAGGTGGCTGGAGCAGGAGGAAAGGCTGCTG acaGGAAACCAGCACATATATCAGCCCGTTGGAAAACCAG AGCATGCAGCTCCCCCAAAGAAACCCCCTCGACCGGGGGCCCAGAGCCAAGTGGGCAGTCTGGCCTGTCTAAATACTGGAGACAGTTACAACGATGGAGtcaag CTGCAGCCCCAAGAGATAAGCCCGCCCCCCACCGCCAACCTGGACCGCTCCAATGACAAGGTGTACGAGAACGTGACAGGACTGGTCAAAGCTGTGATCGAGATGTCGAGCAAGATTcagccagctcctccagagGAATACGTTCCCATGGTCAAG gatgtgGGTCTGGCATTGAGGACATTATTGGCAACAGTGGATGAGACTCTGCCACAACTTCCAGCCAGTACACACAGAgag ATCGAGATGGCACAGAAACTTCTGAACTCTGACTTGGCAGAGCTCATTGGGAAGATGAAGTTAGCCCAACAATATGTGATGACCAG TCTCCAGCAGGACTATAAGAAGCAGATGTTGACAGCGGCTCATGCTCTTGCAGTCGATGCCAAGAACCTGCTGGACGTCATCGACCAATCACGGCTCAAGATGATGGCACACTCCCGCCCGCACTAG
- the LOC121609972 gene encoding focal adhesion kinase 1-like isoform X9: protein MQFWDLLGCTNGDISRISYYTEYDAQLAPAGASESGMASSSYLEPNHNHSAASGCGVKSRSGMPSGTGVGTSGSAGGLERPPGSMDRVLKIFHYFETNSEPCTWASNIRHGDATDIRGVIQKIAEIHKLRCVSSLGLRLTHLHSDALHWLHPDLGVSHVREKYEKQHPQEEWRYELRMRYLPKGYLSHFSEDKPSFNYLYHQVKSDYMQHIADQVDQDVALKLGCLEIRRFFREMPGNALDKKSNYELLEKDVGLRRFFPKSLLDSLKAKTLRKQIQQTFKQFANLNDEQSIHKFFEILSPIYRFDKECFKCALGSSWVISVELAIGPEEGISYLTDKGSTPTHLANFNQVQSIQYSALEEKDRKGMLQLNVAGAPEPLTVTTALLTTAENMADLIDGYCRLVSSATHSFIVRVHKEGDRALPSIPKVSNHERRMEKRMDGVRTRAVCVSETDDYAEIIDEEDTYTMPSTRDYEIQRDRIELGRCIGEGQFGDVHQGVYISPENPALSVAVKTCKNSTSDSVREKFLQEALTMRQFDHPHIVKLMGVITENPVWIIMELCTLGELRSFLQVRKYSLDLASLILYSYQLSTALAYLESKRFVHRDIAARNVLVSTVDCVKLGDFGLSRYMEDSSYYKASKGKLPIKWMAPESINFRRFTTASDVWMFGVCMWEILMFGIKPFQGVKNNDVIGRIENGERLAMPPQCPPTLYSLMTKCWSYDPSKRPRFNELKTQLSTILEEEKLQQKERNRMEMRRQVTVSWDSGGSDEAPPKPSRPGYPSPRSSEGFYPSSQHPGHYQMAGYPGPHTLPSVPSALYPPQAAMLDTHHAHTHPRHHVHTHSHAQHLPQPHGHDMALWGSAMEDRAVDMQQCVGQQCLLMEEQLMIQQQQMEEDQRWLEQEERLLKPDSRSSRGSLDREDGGLQPPTGNQHIYQPVGKPEHAAPPKKPPRPGAQSQVGSLACLNTGDSYNDGVKLQPQEISPPPTANLDRSNDKVYENVTGLVKAVIEMSSKIQPAPPEEYVPMVKDVGLALRTLLATVDETLPQLPASTHREIEMAQKLLNSDLAELIGKMKLAQQYVMTSLQQDYKKQMLTAAHALAVDAKNLLDVIDQSRLKMMAHSRPH from the exons aATATGACGCCCAGTTAGCCCCAGCAGGAGCATCGGAGTCAGGCATGGCATCGTCTTCCTACTTGGAACCCAACCACAATCACTCCGCAGCGAGTGGTTGTGGGGTTAAATCCCGTTCTGGGATGCCCAGTGGTACTGGTGTTGGTACCAGCGGCTCTGCTGGAGGCCTTGAGCGGCCCCCAGGCTCCATGGACCGGGTTTTGAAGATCTTCCATTACTTCGAGACAAACAGCGAGCCATGCACCTGGGCTAGTAACATCAGGCACGGAGATGCTACAGACATCAGG GGTGTTATCCAGAAGATAGCGGAGATCCACAAATTGCGCTGTGTGTCCTCGCTGGGCCTCCGTCTGACCCATCTGCACTCTGATGCACTCCATTGGTTACACCCTGATTTGGGCGTGTCTCACGTCAGGGAGAAATACGAGAAGCAGCACCCCCAGGAGGAGTGGAG GTATGAGTTGCGGATGCGGTACCTTCCTAAAGGTTACCTCAGCCATTTTTCTGAAGACAAACCCTCTTTCAACTACCTCTATCACCAG GTCAAGAGTGACTACATGCAACATATAGCTGATCAGGTGGATCAAGATGTTGCTTTGAAGCTTGGCTGTTTGGAAATTAG GAGGTTCTTCAGAGAGATGCCAGGAAACGCCCTGGATAAGAAATCCAATTATGAACTACTAGA GAAAGACGTTGGTTTGAGAAGGTTCTTCCCCAAAAGCCTGCTGGACTCCCTCAAG GCGAAGACTCTTCGTAAGCAGATCCAGCAGACCTTTAAACAGTTTGCTAACCTCAATGATGAGCAGAGCATCCACAAGTTCTTTGAGATACTCTCTCCCATCTACCGCTTCGACAAAGAGTGCTTCAAATGTGCTTTGGGG TCTAGTTGGGTAATATCAGTAGAGTTAGCAATTGGACCAGAGGAAGGGATCAGCTACCTCACAGATAAAGGCTCAACG CCTACACACTTAGCTAACTTCAACCAGGTTCAGTCCATTCAGTACTCTGCTTTGGAAGAGAAGGACAGGAAAGGCATGCTGCAGCTCAACGTAGCAGGAGCTccagag CCCCTCACAGTCACCACGGCATTGCTGACTACAgcagaaaacatggctgactTGATTGACGGCTACTGTCGGCTCGTCTCCTCGGCTACTCACTCTTTTATTGTCAGAGTCCACAAAG AGGGGGACAGAGCTCTGCCTTCCATCCCCAA AGTTTCAAATCATGAGAGGCGGATGGAAAAACGGATGGACGGAGTACGGAccagagctgtttgtgtctcag AAACAGATGACTATGCTGAGATCATAGACGAGGAGGATACTTATACCATGCCTTCAA CACGGGACTATGAGATTCAGCGGGATCGCATTGAGTTGGGACGCTGCATCGGTGAGGGTCAGTTCGGAGACGTCCACCAAGGAGTCTATATCAGCCCG GAGAACCCAGCCCTGTCGGTGGCAGTGAAGACGTGTAAGAACTCAACGTCGGACAGCGTCAGGGAAAAGTTTCTCCAAGAAGCAT TGACCATGCGTCAGTTCGACCACCCCCACATAGTGAAGCTGATGGGAGTCATCACTGAGAATCCAGTCTGGATCATCATGGAGCTCTGCACCCTGGGAGAG TTACGGTCGTTTCTCCAGGTGAGGAAGTACAGTCTAGACTTGGCCAGTCTCATCTTGTATTCATACCAGCTCAGCACGGCACTGGCATATCTGGAGAGCAAACGCTTTGTACACAG GGACATTGCAGCGCGGAACGTGTTGGTGTCTACAGTCGACTGCGTGAAGCTGGGGGACTTTGGGTTGTCACGATACATGGAAGATAGCTCTTATTACAAAG CATCTAAAGGTAAACTTCCTATTAAATGGATGGCTCCAGAATCCATCAACTTCAGACGATTTACCACAGCCAGTGACGTCTGGATGTTTG GCGTCTGTATGTGGGAGATCCTAATGTTCGGCATCAAGCCTTTCCAGGGTGTGAAGAACAACGACGTCATTGGCAGGATAGAGAACGGCGAGCGACTGGCTATGCCCCCGCAGTGCCCTCCTACTCTCTACAGCTTGATGACAAAGTGTTGGTCGTACGATCCCAGCAAGAGGCCGCGCTTCAATGAACTCAAAACACAACTGAG CACTATattagaggaggagaagctccagcagaaggagaggaacAGGATGGAGATGAGGAGACAGGTCACTGTTTCTTGGGACTCTGGAGGGTCTGATGAAGCACCACCAAAA CCTAGTAGACCAGGCTATCCCAGTCCTCGCTCCAGTGAAGGTTTTTACCCCAGTTCCCAACATCCTGGACACTATCAG ATGGCAGGGTACCCCGGCCCTCACACCCTCCCCTCGGTGCCCAGCGCCCTCTACCCCCCGCAGGCTGCGATGCTGGACACACAccatgcgcacacacacccccgCCACcacgtccacacacactcacacgcacagCACCTTCCCCAGCCACATGGACACGACATGGCACTGTGGGGCTCTGCGATGGAG gacaGGGCAGTAgacatgcagcagtgtgtaGGCCAGCAGTGCCTGTTAATGGAGGAACAGCTGATGATACAACAacagcagatggaggaggacCAGAGGTGGCTGGAGCAGGAGGAAAGGCTGCTG aaaCCAGACTCTAGAAGTTCTAGAGGAagtctggacagagaagacggGGGTCTCCAACCACCG acaGGAAACCAGCACATATATCAGCCCGTTGGAAAACCAG AGCATGCAGCTCCCCCAAAGAAACCCCCTCGACCGGGGGCCCAGAGCCAAGTGGGCAGTCTGGCCTGTCTAAATACTGGAGACAGTTACAACGATGGAGtcaag CTGCAGCCCCAAGAGATAAGCCCGCCCCCCACCGCCAACCTGGACCGCTCCAATGACAAGGTGTACGAGAACGTGACAGGACTGGTCAAAGCTGTGATCGAGATGTCGAGCAAGATTcagccagctcctccagagGAATACGTTCCCATGGTCAAG gatgtgGGTCTGGCATTGAGGACATTATTGGCAACAGTGGATGAGACTCTGCCACAACTTCCAGCCAGTACACACAGAgag ATCGAGATGGCACAGAAACTTCTGAACTCTGACTTGGCAGAGCTCATTGGGAAGATGAAGTTAGCCCAACAATATGTGATGACCAG TCTCCAGCAGGACTATAAGAAGCAGATGTTGACAGCGGCTCATGCTCTTGCAGTCGATGCCAAGAACCTGCTGGACGTCATCGACCAATCACGGCTCAAGATGATGGCACACTCCCGCCCGCACTAG
- the LOC121609972 gene encoding focal adhesion kinase 1-like isoform X6, which translates to MQFWDLLGCTNGDISRISYYTEYDAQLAPAGASESGMASSSYLEPNHNHSAASGCGVKSRSGMPSGTGVGTSGSAGGLERPPGSMDRVLKIFHYFETNSEPCTWASNIRHGDATDIRGVIQKIAEIHKLRCVSSLGLRLTHLHSDALHWLHPDLGVSHVREKYEKQHPQEEWRYELRMRYLPKGYLSHFSEDKPSFNYLYHQVKSDYMQHIADQVDQDVALKLGCLEIRRFFREMPGNALDKKSNYELLEKDVGLRRFFPKSLLDSLKAKTLRKQIQQTFKQFANLNDEQSIHKFFEILSPIYRFDKECFKCALGSSWVISVELAIGPEEGISYLTDKGSTPTHLANFNQVQSIQYSALEEKDRKGMLQLNVAGAPEPLTVTTALLTTAENMADLIDGYCRLVSSATHSFIVRVHKEGDRALPSIPKVSNHERRMEKRMDGVRTRAVCVSGHTSGDETDDYAEIIDEEDTYTMPSKYYGLDQARDYEIQRDRIELGRCIGEGQFGDVHQGVYISPENPALSVAVKTCKNSTSDSVREKFLQEALTMRQFDHPHIVKLMGVITENPVWIIMELCTLGELRSFLQVRKYSLDLASLILYSYQLSTALAYLESKRFVHRDIAARNVLVSTVDCVKLGDFGLSRYMEDSSYYKASKGKLPIKWMAPESINFRRFTTASDVWMFGVCMWEILMFGIKPFQGVKNNDVIGRIENGERLAMPPQCPPTLYSLMTKCWSYDPSKRPRFNELKTQLSTILEEEKLQQKERNRMEMRRQVTVSWDSGGSDEAPPKPSRPGYPSPRSSEGFYPSSQHPGHYQMAGYPGPHTLPSVPSALYPPQAAMLDTHHAHTHPRHHVHTHSHAQHLPQPHGHDMALWGSAMEDRAVDMQQCVGQQCLLMEEQLMIQQQQMEEDQRWLEQEERLLTGNQHIYQPVGKPEHAAPPKKPPRPGAQSQVGSLACLNTGDSYNDGVKPWRLQPQEISPPPTANLDRSNDKVYENVTGLVKAVIEMSSKIQPAPPEEYVPMVKDVGLALRTLLATVDETLPQLPASTHREIEMAQKLLNSDLAELIGKMKLAQQYVMTSLQQDYKKQMLTAAHALAVDAKNLLDVIDQSRLKMMAHSRPH; encoded by the exons aATATGACGCCCAGTTAGCCCCAGCAGGAGCATCGGAGTCAGGCATGGCATCGTCTTCCTACTTGGAACCCAACCACAATCACTCCGCAGCGAGTGGTTGTGGGGTTAAATCCCGTTCTGGGATGCCCAGTGGTACTGGTGTTGGTACCAGCGGCTCTGCTGGAGGCCTTGAGCGGCCCCCAGGCTCCATGGACCGGGTTTTGAAGATCTTCCATTACTTCGAGACAAACAGCGAGCCATGCACCTGGGCTAGTAACATCAGGCACGGAGATGCTACAGACATCAGG GGTGTTATCCAGAAGATAGCGGAGATCCACAAATTGCGCTGTGTGTCCTCGCTGGGCCTCCGTCTGACCCATCTGCACTCTGATGCACTCCATTGGTTACACCCTGATTTGGGCGTGTCTCACGTCAGGGAGAAATACGAGAAGCAGCACCCCCAGGAGGAGTGGAG GTATGAGTTGCGGATGCGGTACCTTCCTAAAGGTTACCTCAGCCATTTTTCTGAAGACAAACCCTCTTTCAACTACCTCTATCACCAG GTCAAGAGTGACTACATGCAACATATAGCTGATCAGGTGGATCAAGATGTTGCTTTGAAGCTTGGCTGTTTGGAAATTAG GAGGTTCTTCAGAGAGATGCCAGGAAACGCCCTGGATAAGAAATCCAATTATGAACTACTAGA GAAAGACGTTGGTTTGAGAAGGTTCTTCCCCAAAAGCCTGCTGGACTCCCTCAAG GCGAAGACTCTTCGTAAGCAGATCCAGCAGACCTTTAAACAGTTTGCTAACCTCAATGATGAGCAGAGCATCCACAAGTTCTTTGAGATACTCTCTCCCATCTACCGCTTCGACAAAGAGTGCTTCAAATGTGCTTTGGGG TCTAGTTGGGTAATATCAGTAGAGTTAGCAATTGGACCAGAGGAAGGGATCAGCTACCTCACAGATAAAGGCTCAACG CCTACACACTTAGCTAACTTCAACCAGGTTCAGTCCATTCAGTACTCTGCTTTGGAAGAGAAGGACAGGAAAGGCATGCTGCAGCTCAACGTAGCAGGAGCTccagag CCCCTCACAGTCACCACGGCATTGCTGACTACAgcagaaaacatggctgactTGATTGACGGCTACTGTCGGCTCGTCTCCTCGGCTACTCACTCTTTTATTGTCAGAGTCCACAAAG AGGGGGACAGAGCTCTGCCTTCCATCCCCAA AGTTTCAAATCATGAGAGGCGGATGGAAAAACGGATGGACGGAGTACGGAccagagctgtttgtgtctcag GTCACACTAGTGGCGATG AAACAGATGACTATGCTGAGATCATAGACGAGGAGGATACTTATACCATGCCTTCAA AATACTATGGACTAGATCAAG CACGGGACTATGAGATTCAGCGGGATCGCATTGAGTTGGGACGCTGCATCGGTGAGGGTCAGTTCGGAGACGTCCACCAAGGAGTCTATATCAGCCCG GAGAACCCAGCCCTGTCGGTGGCAGTGAAGACGTGTAAGAACTCAACGTCGGACAGCGTCAGGGAAAAGTTTCTCCAAGAAGCAT TGACCATGCGTCAGTTCGACCACCCCCACATAGTGAAGCTGATGGGAGTCATCACTGAGAATCCAGTCTGGATCATCATGGAGCTCTGCACCCTGGGAGAG TTACGGTCGTTTCTCCAGGTGAGGAAGTACAGTCTAGACTTGGCCAGTCTCATCTTGTATTCATACCAGCTCAGCACGGCACTGGCATATCTGGAGAGCAAACGCTTTGTACACAG GGACATTGCAGCGCGGAACGTGTTGGTGTCTACAGTCGACTGCGTGAAGCTGGGGGACTTTGGGTTGTCACGATACATGGAAGATAGCTCTTATTACAAAG CATCTAAAGGTAAACTTCCTATTAAATGGATGGCTCCAGAATCCATCAACTTCAGACGATTTACCACAGCCAGTGACGTCTGGATGTTTG GCGTCTGTATGTGGGAGATCCTAATGTTCGGCATCAAGCCTTTCCAGGGTGTGAAGAACAACGACGTCATTGGCAGGATAGAGAACGGCGAGCGACTGGCTATGCCCCCGCAGTGCCCTCCTACTCTCTACAGCTTGATGACAAAGTGTTGGTCGTACGATCCCAGCAAGAGGCCGCGCTTCAATGAACTCAAAACACAACTGAG CACTATattagaggaggagaagctccagcagaaggagaggaacAGGATGGAGATGAGGAGACAGGTCACTGTTTCTTGGGACTCTGGAGGGTCTGATGAAGCACCACCAAAA CCTAGTAGACCAGGCTATCCCAGTCCTCGCTCCAGTGAAGGTTTTTACCCCAGTTCCCAACATCCTGGACACTATCAG ATGGCAGGGTACCCCGGCCCTCACACCCTCCCCTCGGTGCCCAGCGCCCTCTACCCCCCGCAGGCTGCGATGCTGGACACACAccatgcgcacacacacccccgCCACcacgtccacacacactcacacgcacagCACCTTCCCCAGCCACATGGACACGACATGGCACTGTGGGGCTCTGCGATGGAG gacaGGGCAGTAgacatgcagcagtgtgtaGGCCAGCAGTGCCTGTTAATGGAGGAACAGCTGATGATACAACAacagcagatggaggaggacCAGAGGTGGCTGGAGCAGGAGGAAAGGCTGCTG acaGGAAACCAGCACATATATCAGCCCGTTGGAAAACCAG AGCATGCAGCTCCCCCAAAGAAACCCCCTCGACCGGGGGCCCAGAGCCAAGTGGGCAGTCTGGCCTGTCTAAATACTGGAGACAGTTACAACGATGGAGtcaag CCCTGGCGG CTGCAGCCCCAAGAGATAAGCCCGCCCCCCACCGCCAACCTGGACCGCTCCAATGACAAGGTGTACGAGAACGTGACAGGACTGGTCAAAGCTGTGATCGAGATGTCGAGCAAGATTcagccagctcctccagagGAATACGTTCCCATGGTCAAG gatgtgGGTCTGGCATTGAGGACATTATTGGCAACAGTGGATGAGACTCTGCCACAACTTCCAGCCAGTACACACAGAgag ATCGAGATGGCACAGAAACTTCTGAACTCTGACTTGGCAGAGCTCATTGGGAAGATGAAGTTAGCCCAACAATATGTGATGACCAG TCTCCAGCAGGACTATAAGAAGCAGATGTTGACAGCGGCTCATGCTCTTGCAGTCGATGCCAAGAACCTGCTGGACGTCATCGACCAATCACGGCTCAAGATGATGGCACACTCCCGCCCGCACTAG